One genomic window of Melanotaenia boesemani isolate fMelBoe1 chromosome 20, fMelBoe1.pri, whole genome shotgun sequence includes the following:
- the gphna gene encoding gephyrin a isoform X2, with protein sequence MAADGMVLTNHDHQTRVGILTVSDSCFRNLAEDRSGVNLKDLVHDPSLLGGVIAAYKIVPDEIDEIKETLLEWCDEQELNLILTTGGTGFAPRDVTPEATREVIEREAPGMALAMLMGSLNVTPLGMLSRPVCGIRGKTLIINLPGSKKGSQECFQFILPALPHAIDLLREASVRVKSTHAALEQLPSPSSLLANTHSNTHSNTHTMERGTQCEEEEDEEEEDRRRGRHAHNHHHHHHHHQHASSHITAAAIAAKTSHAVVMAKGSPYLPGNTPAPPAHFTCTHDHQIPDSIISRGVQVLPRDSASLSSTPSESPRATQATSRLSTASCPTPKVQSRCGSNENILRASHSAVDISKVARRHRMSPFPLTSMDKAFITVLEMTPILGIEVINYRGLFSPDGLGRVLAQDIYAKDNLPPFPASVKDGYAVRAADGPGDRFIMGESQAGQQPTHTVMPGQVMRVTTGAPIPCGADAVVQVEDTELLRESEDGTEELEVRIMVQVRPGQDIRPIGHDIRRGECVLAKGTHMGPSEIGLLATVGVTEVSVHKFPVVAVMSTGNELLNPEDDLHPGKIRDSNRSTLLATIQEHGYPTINLGIVGDNPDDLLSALHEGISRADVIITSGGVSMGEKDYLKQVLDIDLHAQIHFGRVFMKPGLPTTFATVDIDGTRKLIFALPGNPVSAVVTCNLFVIPALRKMQGILDPRPTIIKARLSCDVKLDPRPEYHRCILTWHHQEPLPWAQSTGNQVSSRLMSMRSANGLLMLPPKTEQYVELHKGEVVDVMVIGRL encoded by the exons TCAGTGACAGCTGCTTCAGGAACCTGGCAGAGGACCGGAGTGGAGTCAACCTGAAGGACCTGGTCCATGATCCTTCACT ACTGGGAGGAGTCATAGCAGCCTACAAAATAGTTCCAGATGAGATAGACGAAATCAAG GAAACTCTTTTGGAGTGGTGCGACGAACAGGAGCTGAATCTCATTCTCACCACTGGAGGAACTGGCTTTGCGCCGCGAGATGTTACACCTGAG GCTACCAGGGAGGTGATAGAGCGAGAGGCCCCAGGAATGGCCCTGGCCATGCTGATGGGGTCACTCAACGTTACACCTCTGGGCATGCTGTCCAG GCCAGTTTGTGGAATTCGTGGTAAAACTCTGATTATCAACCTTCCAGGGAGCAAGAAAGGCTCACAG GAGTGTTTTCAGTTCATTCTGCCTGCTCTGCCACATGCCATCGACCTGCTGCGCGAGGCCTCTGTCCGGGTTAAATCGACGCACGCCGCCCTGGAACAGCTGCCCTCACCTTCCTCCCTGCTGGCcaacacacacagcaacacccacagcaacacacacaccatggAGCGCGGCACCCAGtgcgaggaagaggaggacgaggaggaggaggaccgGAGGAGAGGGCGGCATGCacacaaccaccaccaccaccaccaccaccaccagcatgCTTCCTCCCACATCACCGCAGCCGCCATCGCTGCCAAG ACGAGCCATGCTGTGGTCATGGCTAAAGGGTCTCCTTACCTGCCTGGCAACACCCCCGCCCCTCCTGCTCATTTCACCTGTACTCATGACCACCAG atCCCGGACTCAATCATTTCTCGAGGCGTTCAGGTGCTTCCTCGAGATTCGGCCTCTTTAAGCTCCACCCCCTCCGAGTCACCGCGGGCAACACAGGCGACCTCCCGCCTTTCCACCGCCTCATGCCCGACACCCAAG gTTCAGTCTCGATGTGGCAGCAACGAGAACATCCTGAGAGCCA GCCACAGTGCGGTTGACATCAGTAAAGTGGCACGCCGTCACCGCATGTCCCCGTTCCCGCTGACGTCGATGGACAAAGCCTTCATCACTGTTCTAGAGATGACGCCTATCCTGGGAATCGAGGTGATTAATTACAGAG GGTTGTTCTCTCCAGATGGTTTGGGTCGTGTGCTTGCTCAGGACATCTATGCCAAAGACAACCTTCCTCCATTCCCCGCCTCTGTTAAAGATGGCTACGCTGTACGAG CTGCTGATGGCCCAGGAGATCGCTTCATCATGGGGGAGTCACAGGCTGGACAACAG CCCACCCACACAGTGATGCCAGGTCAGGTGATGAGGGTGACGACCGGCGCTCCGATCCCCTGTGGAGCTGACGCCGTGGTCCAAGTTGAGGATACAGAACTGCTGAGGGAGTCTGAGGAT GGTACAGAGGAGCTGGAGGTGAGGATTATGGTCCAGGTCCGGCCCGGACAGGACATCAG GCCGATTGGCCATGACATCAGGCGTGGGGAGTGTGTGTTGGCTAAGGGGACACATATGGGCCCGTCAGAGATCGGTTTGCTGGCTACGGTGGGAGTGACGGAGGTCAGCGTGCACAAGTTTCCCGTGGTGGCCGTCATGTCCACTGGAAACGAG ctgCTGAATCCAGAAGATGATCTCCACCCTGGAAAGATCAGAGACTCCAACCGCTCCACTCTCCTGGCCACCATCCAGGAACACGGATACCCCACCATCAACCTCGGCATTGTTGGAGACAA CCCTGACGACCTGCTGTCTGCTCTGCATGAGGGAATCAGTCGCGCTGATGTCATCATAACCTCAGGGGGCGTGTCCATGGGAGAGAAG GACTACCTGAAACAGGTGCTGGATATCGATCTTCATGCTCAGATCCACTTTGGACGAGTCTTTATGAAGCCAGG TCTTCCTACAACCTTCGCCACGGTCGACATCGACGGGACACGGAAACTCATCTTCGCTCTGCCAG GTAACCCAGTGTCTGCTGTGGTGACATGCAACCTGTTTGTGATTCCTGCTTTGAGGAAGATGCAAGGCATTCTGGACCCAAGACCTACAATTATTAAAGCTAGG ctGTCCTGTGACGTGAAGCTGGACCCCAGACCAGAGTACCACCGCTGTATTCTAACCTGGCATCATCAGGAGCCGCTCCCCTGGGCGCAAAGCACAG GCAACCAGGTGTCGAGCCGGCTCATGTCGATGCGTAGCGCCAACGGCCTGCTGATGTTACCGCCGAAGACAGAGCAGTACGTGGAGCTGCACAAGGGCGAGGTTGTGGACGTTATGGTCATCGGACGGCTATGA
- the gphna gene encoding gephyrin a isoform X5 yields MAADGMVLTNHDHQTRVGILTVSDSCFRNLAEDRSGVNLKDLVHDPSLLGGVIAAYKIVPDEIDEIKETLLEWCDEQELNLILTTGGTGFAPRDVTPEATREVIEREAPGMALAMLMGSLNVTPLGMLSRPVCGIRGKTLIINLPGSKKGSQECFQFILPALPHAIDLLREASVRVKSTHAALEQLPSPSSLLANTHSNTHSNTHTMERGTQCEEEEDEEEEDRRRGRHAHNHHHHHHHHQHASSHITAAAIAAKTSHAVVMAKGSPYLPGNTPAPPAHFTCTHDHQVQSRCGSNENILRASHSAVDISKVARRHRMSPFPLTSMDKAFITVLEMTPILGIEVINYRGLFSPDGLGRVLAQDIYAKDNLPPFPASVKDGYAVRAADGPGDRFIMGESQAGQQPTHTVMPGQVMRVTTGAPIPCGADAVVQVEDTELLRESEDGTEELEVRIMVQVRPGQDIRPIGHDIRRGECVLAKGTHMGPSEIGLLATVGVTEVSVHKFPVVAVMSTGNELLNPEDDLHPGKIRDSNRSTLLATIQEHGYPTINLGIVGDNPDDLLSALHEGISRADVIITSGGVSMGEKDYLKQVLDIDLHAQIHFGRVFMKPGLPTTFATVDIDGTRKLIFALPGNPVSAVVTCNLFVIPALRKMQGILDPRPTIIKARLSCDVKLDPRPEYHRCILTWHHQEPLPWAQSTGNQVSSRLMSMRSANGLLMLPPKTEQYVELHKGEVVDVMVIGRL; encoded by the exons TCAGTGACAGCTGCTTCAGGAACCTGGCAGAGGACCGGAGTGGAGTCAACCTGAAGGACCTGGTCCATGATCCTTCACT ACTGGGAGGAGTCATAGCAGCCTACAAAATAGTTCCAGATGAGATAGACGAAATCAAG GAAACTCTTTTGGAGTGGTGCGACGAACAGGAGCTGAATCTCATTCTCACCACTGGAGGAACTGGCTTTGCGCCGCGAGATGTTACACCTGAG GCTACCAGGGAGGTGATAGAGCGAGAGGCCCCAGGAATGGCCCTGGCCATGCTGATGGGGTCACTCAACGTTACACCTCTGGGCATGCTGTCCAG GCCAGTTTGTGGAATTCGTGGTAAAACTCTGATTATCAACCTTCCAGGGAGCAAGAAAGGCTCACAG GAGTGTTTTCAGTTCATTCTGCCTGCTCTGCCACATGCCATCGACCTGCTGCGCGAGGCCTCTGTCCGGGTTAAATCGACGCACGCCGCCCTGGAACAGCTGCCCTCACCTTCCTCCCTGCTGGCcaacacacacagcaacacccacagcaacacacacaccatggAGCGCGGCACCCAGtgcgaggaagaggaggacgaggaggaggaggaccgGAGGAGAGGGCGGCATGCacacaaccaccaccaccaccaccaccaccaccagcatgCTTCCTCCCACATCACCGCAGCCGCCATCGCTGCCAAG ACGAGCCATGCTGTGGTCATGGCTAAAGGGTCTCCTTACCTGCCTGGCAACACCCCCGCCCCTCCTGCTCATTTCACCTGTACTCATGACCACCAG gTTCAGTCTCGATGTGGCAGCAACGAGAACATCCTGAGAGCCA GCCACAGTGCGGTTGACATCAGTAAAGTGGCACGCCGTCACCGCATGTCCCCGTTCCCGCTGACGTCGATGGACAAAGCCTTCATCACTGTTCTAGAGATGACGCCTATCCTGGGAATCGAGGTGATTAATTACAGAG GGTTGTTCTCTCCAGATGGTTTGGGTCGTGTGCTTGCTCAGGACATCTATGCCAAAGACAACCTTCCTCCATTCCCCGCCTCTGTTAAAGATGGCTACGCTGTACGAG CTGCTGATGGCCCAGGAGATCGCTTCATCATGGGGGAGTCACAGGCTGGACAACAG CCCACCCACACAGTGATGCCAGGTCAGGTGATGAGGGTGACGACCGGCGCTCCGATCCCCTGTGGAGCTGACGCCGTGGTCCAAGTTGAGGATACAGAACTGCTGAGGGAGTCTGAGGAT GGTACAGAGGAGCTGGAGGTGAGGATTATGGTCCAGGTCCGGCCCGGACAGGACATCAG GCCGATTGGCCATGACATCAGGCGTGGGGAGTGTGTGTTGGCTAAGGGGACACATATGGGCCCGTCAGAGATCGGTTTGCTGGCTACGGTGGGAGTGACGGAGGTCAGCGTGCACAAGTTTCCCGTGGTGGCCGTCATGTCCACTGGAAACGAG ctgCTGAATCCAGAAGATGATCTCCACCCTGGAAAGATCAGAGACTCCAACCGCTCCACTCTCCTGGCCACCATCCAGGAACACGGATACCCCACCATCAACCTCGGCATTGTTGGAGACAA CCCTGACGACCTGCTGTCTGCTCTGCATGAGGGAATCAGTCGCGCTGATGTCATCATAACCTCAGGGGGCGTGTCCATGGGAGAGAAG GACTACCTGAAACAGGTGCTGGATATCGATCTTCATGCTCAGATCCACTTTGGACGAGTCTTTATGAAGCCAGG TCTTCCTACAACCTTCGCCACGGTCGACATCGACGGGACACGGAAACTCATCTTCGCTCTGCCAG GTAACCCAGTGTCTGCTGTGGTGACATGCAACCTGTTTGTGATTCCTGCTTTGAGGAAGATGCAAGGCATTCTGGACCCAAGACCTACAATTATTAAAGCTAGG ctGTCCTGTGACGTGAAGCTGGACCCCAGACCAGAGTACCACCGCTGTATTCTAACCTGGCATCATCAGGAGCCGCTCCCCTGGGCGCAAAGCACAG GCAACCAGGTGTCGAGCCGGCTCATGTCGATGCGTAGCGCCAACGGCCTGCTGATGTTACCGCCGAAGACAGAGCAGTACGTGGAGCTGCACAAGGGCGAGGTTGTGGACGTTATGGTCATCGGACGGCTATGA
- the gphna gene encoding gephyrin a isoform X3, translating to MAADGMVLTNHDHQTRVGILTVSDSCFRNLAEDRSGVNLKDLVHDPSLLGGVIAAYKIVPDEIDEIKETLLEWCDEQELNLILTTGGTGFAPRDVTPEATREVIEREAPGMALAMLMGSLNVTPLGMLSRPVCGIRGKTLIINLPGSKKGSQECFQFILPALPHAIDLLREASVRVKSTHAALEQLPSPSSLLANTHSNTHSNTHTMERGTQCEEEEDEEEEDRRRGRHAHNHHHHHHHHQHASSHITAAAIAAKIPDSIISRGVQVLPRDSASLSSTPSESPRATQATSRLSTASCPTPKVQSRCGSNENILRASHSAVDISKVARRHRMSPFPLTSMDKAFITVLEMTPILGIEVINYRGLFSPDGLGRVLAQDIYAKDNLPPFPASVKDGYAVRAADGPGDRFIMGESQAGQQPTHTVMPGQVMRVTTGAPIPCGADAVVQVEDTELLRESEDGTEELEVRIMVQVRPGQDIRPIGHDIRRGECVLAKGTHMGPSEIGLLATVGVTEVSVHKFPVVAVMSTGNELLNPEDDLHPGKIRDSNRSTLLATIQEHGYPTINLGIVGDNPDDLLSALHEGISRADVIITSGGVSMGEKDYLKQVLDIDLHAQIHFGRVFMKPGLPTTFATVDIDGTRKLIFALPGNPVSAVVTCNLFVIPALRKMQGILDPRPTIIKARLSCDVKLDPRPEYHRCILTWHHQEPLPWAQSTGNQVSSRLMSMRSANGLLMLPPKTEQYVELHKGEVVDVMVIGRL from the exons TCAGTGACAGCTGCTTCAGGAACCTGGCAGAGGACCGGAGTGGAGTCAACCTGAAGGACCTGGTCCATGATCCTTCACT ACTGGGAGGAGTCATAGCAGCCTACAAAATAGTTCCAGATGAGATAGACGAAATCAAG GAAACTCTTTTGGAGTGGTGCGACGAACAGGAGCTGAATCTCATTCTCACCACTGGAGGAACTGGCTTTGCGCCGCGAGATGTTACACCTGAG GCTACCAGGGAGGTGATAGAGCGAGAGGCCCCAGGAATGGCCCTGGCCATGCTGATGGGGTCACTCAACGTTACACCTCTGGGCATGCTGTCCAG GCCAGTTTGTGGAATTCGTGGTAAAACTCTGATTATCAACCTTCCAGGGAGCAAGAAAGGCTCACAG GAGTGTTTTCAGTTCATTCTGCCTGCTCTGCCACATGCCATCGACCTGCTGCGCGAGGCCTCTGTCCGGGTTAAATCGACGCACGCCGCCCTGGAACAGCTGCCCTCACCTTCCTCCCTGCTGGCcaacacacacagcaacacccacagcaacacacacaccatggAGCGCGGCACCCAGtgcgaggaagaggaggacgaggaggaggaggaccgGAGGAGAGGGCGGCATGCacacaaccaccaccaccaccaccaccaccaccagcatgCTTCCTCCCACATCACCGCAGCCGCCATCGCTGCCAAG atCCCGGACTCAATCATTTCTCGAGGCGTTCAGGTGCTTCCTCGAGATTCGGCCTCTTTAAGCTCCACCCCCTCCGAGTCACCGCGGGCAACACAGGCGACCTCCCGCCTTTCCACCGCCTCATGCCCGACACCCAAG gTTCAGTCTCGATGTGGCAGCAACGAGAACATCCTGAGAGCCA GCCACAGTGCGGTTGACATCAGTAAAGTGGCACGCCGTCACCGCATGTCCCCGTTCCCGCTGACGTCGATGGACAAAGCCTTCATCACTGTTCTAGAGATGACGCCTATCCTGGGAATCGAGGTGATTAATTACAGAG GGTTGTTCTCTCCAGATGGTTTGGGTCGTGTGCTTGCTCAGGACATCTATGCCAAAGACAACCTTCCTCCATTCCCCGCCTCTGTTAAAGATGGCTACGCTGTACGAG CTGCTGATGGCCCAGGAGATCGCTTCATCATGGGGGAGTCACAGGCTGGACAACAG CCCACCCACACAGTGATGCCAGGTCAGGTGATGAGGGTGACGACCGGCGCTCCGATCCCCTGTGGAGCTGACGCCGTGGTCCAAGTTGAGGATACAGAACTGCTGAGGGAGTCTGAGGAT GGTACAGAGGAGCTGGAGGTGAGGATTATGGTCCAGGTCCGGCCCGGACAGGACATCAG GCCGATTGGCCATGACATCAGGCGTGGGGAGTGTGTGTTGGCTAAGGGGACACATATGGGCCCGTCAGAGATCGGTTTGCTGGCTACGGTGGGAGTGACGGAGGTCAGCGTGCACAAGTTTCCCGTGGTGGCCGTCATGTCCACTGGAAACGAG ctgCTGAATCCAGAAGATGATCTCCACCCTGGAAAGATCAGAGACTCCAACCGCTCCACTCTCCTGGCCACCATCCAGGAACACGGATACCCCACCATCAACCTCGGCATTGTTGGAGACAA CCCTGACGACCTGCTGTCTGCTCTGCATGAGGGAATCAGTCGCGCTGATGTCATCATAACCTCAGGGGGCGTGTCCATGGGAGAGAAG GACTACCTGAAACAGGTGCTGGATATCGATCTTCATGCTCAGATCCACTTTGGACGAGTCTTTATGAAGCCAGG TCTTCCTACAACCTTCGCCACGGTCGACATCGACGGGACACGGAAACTCATCTTCGCTCTGCCAG GTAACCCAGTGTCTGCTGTGGTGACATGCAACCTGTTTGTGATTCCTGCTTTGAGGAAGATGCAAGGCATTCTGGACCCAAGACCTACAATTATTAAAGCTAGG ctGTCCTGTGACGTGAAGCTGGACCCCAGACCAGAGTACCACCGCTGTATTCTAACCTGGCATCATCAGGAGCCGCTCCCCTGGGCGCAAAGCACAG GCAACCAGGTGTCGAGCCGGCTCATGTCGATGCGTAGCGCCAACGGCCTGCTGATGTTACCGCCGAAGACAGAGCAGTACGTGGAGCTGCACAAGGGCGAGGTTGTGGACGTTATGGTCATCGGACGGCTATGA
- the gphna gene encoding gephyrin a isoform X4, with amino-acid sequence MAADGMVLTNHDHQTRVGILTVSDSCFRNLAEDRSGVNLKDLVHDPSLLGGVIAAYKIVPDEIDEIKETLLEWCDEQELNLILTTGGTGFAPRDVTPEATREVIEREAPGMALAMLMGSLNVTPLGMLSRPVCGIRGKTLIINLPGSKKGSQECFQFILPALPHAIDLLREASVRVKSTHAALEQLPSPSSLLANTHSNTHSNTHTMERGTQCEEEEDEEEEDRRRGRHAHNHHHHHHHHQHASSHITAAAIAAKIPDSIISRGVQVLPRDSASLSSTPSESPRATQATSRLSTASCPTPKVQSRCGSNENILRASHSAVDISKVARRHRMSPFPLTSMDKAFITVLEMTPILGIEVINYRDGLGRVLAQDIYAKDNLPPFPASVKDGYAVRAADGPGDRFIMGESQAGQQPTHTVMPGQVMRVTTGAPIPCGADAVVQVEDTELLRESEDGTEELEVRIMVQVRPGQDIRPIGHDIRRGECVLAKGTHMGPSEIGLLATVGVTEVSVHKFPVVAVMSTGNELLNPEDDLHPGKIRDSNRSTLLATIQEHGYPTINLGIVGDNPDDLLSALHEGISRADVIITSGGVSMGEKDYLKQVLDIDLHAQIHFGRVFMKPGLPTTFATVDIDGTRKLIFALPGNPVSAVVTCNLFVIPALRKMQGILDPRPTIIKARLSCDVKLDPRPEYHRCILTWHHQEPLPWAQSTGNQVSSRLMSMRSANGLLMLPPKTEQYVELHKGEVVDVMVIGRL; translated from the exons TCAGTGACAGCTGCTTCAGGAACCTGGCAGAGGACCGGAGTGGAGTCAACCTGAAGGACCTGGTCCATGATCCTTCACT ACTGGGAGGAGTCATAGCAGCCTACAAAATAGTTCCAGATGAGATAGACGAAATCAAG GAAACTCTTTTGGAGTGGTGCGACGAACAGGAGCTGAATCTCATTCTCACCACTGGAGGAACTGGCTTTGCGCCGCGAGATGTTACACCTGAG GCTACCAGGGAGGTGATAGAGCGAGAGGCCCCAGGAATGGCCCTGGCCATGCTGATGGGGTCACTCAACGTTACACCTCTGGGCATGCTGTCCAG GCCAGTTTGTGGAATTCGTGGTAAAACTCTGATTATCAACCTTCCAGGGAGCAAGAAAGGCTCACAG GAGTGTTTTCAGTTCATTCTGCCTGCTCTGCCACATGCCATCGACCTGCTGCGCGAGGCCTCTGTCCGGGTTAAATCGACGCACGCCGCCCTGGAACAGCTGCCCTCACCTTCCTCCCTGCTGGCcaacacacacagcaacacccacagcaacacacacaccatggAGCGCGGCACCCAGtgcgaggaagaggaggacgaggaggaggaggaccgGAGGAGAGGGCGGCATGCacacaaccaccaccaccaccaccaccaccaccagcatgCTTCCTCCCACATCACCGCAGCCGCCATCGCTGCCAAG atCCCGGACTCAATCATTTCTCGAGGCGTTCAGGTGCTTCCTCGAGATTCGGCCTCTTTAAGCTCCACCCCCTCCGAGTCACCGCGGGCAACACAGGCGACCTCCCGCCTTTCCACCGCCTCATGCCCGACACCCAAG gTTCAGTCTCGATGTGGCAGCAACGAGAACATCCTGAGAGCCA GCCACAGTGCGGTTGACATCAGTAAAGTGGCACGCCGTCACCGCATGTCCCCGTTCCCGCTGACGTCGATGGACAAAGCCTTCATCACTGTTCTAGAGATGACGCCTATCCTGGGAATCGAGGTGATTAATTACAGAG ATGGTTTGGGTCGTGTGCTTGCTCAGGACATCTATGCCAAAGACAACCTTCCTCCATTCCCCGCCTCTGTTAAAGATGGCTACGCTGTACGAG CTGCTGATGGCCCAGGAGATCGCTTCATCATGGGGGAGTCACAGGCTGGACAACAG CCCACCCACACAGTGATGCCAGGTCAGGTGATGAGGGTGACGACCGGCGCTCCGATCCCCTGTGGAGCTGACGCCGTGGTCCAAGTTGAGGATACAGAACTGCTGAGGGAGTCTGAGGAT GGTACAGAGGAGCTGGAGGTGAGGATTATGGTCCAGGTCCGGCCCGGACAGGACATCAG GCCGATTGGCCATGACATCAGGCGTGGGGAGTGTGTGTTGGCTAAGGGGACACATATGGGCCCGTCAGAGATCGGTTTGCTGGCTACGGTGGGAGTGACGGAGGTCAGCGTGCACAAGTTTCCCGTGGTGGCCGTCATGTCCACTGGAAACGAG ctgCTGAATCCAGAAGATGATCTCCACCCTGGAAAGATCAGAGACTCCAACCGCTCCACTCTCCTGGCCACCATCCAGGAACACGGATACCCCACCATCAACCTCGGCATTGTTGGAGACAA CCCTGACGACCTGCTGTCTGCTCTGCATGAGGGAATCAGTCGCGCTGATGTCATCATAACCTCAGGGGGCGTGTCCATGGGAGAGAAG GACTACCTGAAACAGGTGCTGGATATCGATCTTCATGCTCAGATCCACTTTGGACGAGTCTTTATGAAGCCAGG TCTTCCTACAACCTTCGCCACGGTCGACATCGACGGGACACGGAAACTCATCTTCGCTCTGCCAG GTAACCCAGTGTCTGCTGTGGTGACATGCAACCTGTTTGTGATTCCTGCTTTGAGGAAGATGCAAGGCATTCTGGACCCAAGACCTACAATTATTAAAGCTAGG ctGTCCTGTGACGTGAAGCTGGACCCCAGACCAGAGTACCACCGCTGTATTCTAACCTGGCATCATCAGGAGCCGCTCCCCTGGGCGCAAAGCACAG GCAACCAGGTGTCGAGCCGGCTCATGTCGATGCGTAGCGCCAACGGCCTGCTGATGTTACCGCCGAAGACAGAGCAGTACGTGGAGCTGCACAAGGGCGAGGTTGTGGACGTTATGGTCATCGGACGGCTATGA